A genomic stretch from Komagataeibacter xylinus includes:
- a CDS encoding replication initiator protein A, with translation MPPPGRARSEREQLELFHAIAGDFAPRDAQDLMAFPFFSLAKSPRMVPIDYRTPDVTIRVEASAEHGMATIWDADVLIWAASHLVAARDAGRRTSRLMVASPREILTFIGRGDSARDYERLEAAFDRLQSTTIKTSLRQTGKGQLHRFSWINEWKRHTAREGRTRVIELILPDWFYQAVLDDALVLTIDPAYFGLTGGLERWLYRIVRKHGGRQRAGWAFGLRHLYEKSASLSPYRRFAFELRDMAKRQPFAGYRLSVRPDRNGNDTLAFAPVKLSTGVCGQAVSSSVLSVVDLSVPSLPRHPCYRLRKTPNHDIESIGYDALNLDSNLKESNFKDVGPPADPWKTPGEGP, from the coding sequence ATGCCTCCGCCCGGCAGGGCGCGCTCCGAGCGCGAGCAACTGGAACTCTTCCACGCTATCGCGGGAGATTTCGCTCCTCGTGACGCACAGGATCTGATGGCGTTTCCGTTCTTCAGCCTCGCCAAATCCCCCCGCATGGTCCCGATCGATTACCGGACCCCGGACGTCACCATCCGGGTCGAGGCGTCTGCCGAACATGGCATGGCCACGATCTGGGATGCTGACGTGCTGATCTGGGCCGCCAGCCATCTCGTTGCCGCGCGTGACGCCGGTCGGCGCACGTCGCGGCTGATGGTGGCCAGCCCGCGCGAGATCCTGACCTTCATCGGTCGGGGCGACAGCGCGCGGGACTATGAGCGGCTGGAAGCGGCCTTCGACCGGCTGCAATCCACCACGATCAAGACGTCGCTGCGGCAGACCGGCAAGGGGCAACTGCACCGCTTTTCCTGGATCAACGAATGGAAACGGCATACCGCGCGGGAAGGGCGCACCCGCGTGATCGAACTGATCCTGCCCGACTGGTTCTACCAGGCGGTTCTCGATGACGCGCTCGTGCTGACCATCGACCCGGCCTATTTTGGCCTCACCGGCGGTCTGGAGCGCTGGCTCTATCGCATCGTGCGCAAGCATGGCGGTCGCCAGCGTGCGGGCTGGGCCTTCGGCCTGCGCCATCTCTACGAAAAATCCGCCAGTCTTTCCCCCTATCGGCGCTTTGCCTTCGAACTGCGCGACATGGCGAAGCGGCAGCCCTTTGCCGGCTATCGGCTGTCGGTGCGTCCCGACCGCAACGGCAATGACACGCTGGCCTTTGCACCTGTCAAATTATCCACAGGCGTCTGTGGACAAGCTGTGAGTTCATCCGTGCTATCAGTTGTGGATTTATCCGTGCCATCACTGCCACGGCATCCGTGCTATCGTTTGCGGAAAACGCCGAATCATGACATTGAATCAATTGGTTACGACGCCCTTAACTTAGATTCTAACTTAAAAGAGTCTAACTTTAAGGATGTTGGCCCCCCTGCCGATCCGTGGAAAACCCCCGGAGAGGGGCCATGA
- a CDS encoding AlpA family transcriptional regulator, giving the protein MSANYSDLPPRYLRTPDASRFVGLSIRTLEKHRIYGTGPRYSKLGGRVVYRVDELQAWVESGARAHTSDTTAGVVPAAARQSPLIPPTSRGSRR; this is encoded by the coding sequence ATGTCCGCCAATTACAGCGATCTGCCGCCGCGCTATCTGCGCACGCCCGACGCCTCGCGCTTCGTCGGACTATCTATTCGCACACTGGAGAAACACCGGATCTACGGCACCGGACCGCGCTACTCGAAGCTCGGTGGCCGCGTGGTCTATCGGGTGGATGAGTTGCAGGCCTGGGTCGAGAGTGGTGCCCGCGCCCATACCTCGGACACCACTGCCGGCGTCGTGCCGGCGGCCGCGCGGCAAAGTCCGCTGATTCCGCCGACATCACGCGGGAGCCGTCGCTGA